From a single Vanacampus margaritifer isolate UIUO_Vmar chromosome 15, RoL_Vmar_1.0, whole genome shotgun sequence genomic region:
- the LOC144034795 gene encoding transmembrane protein 60-like, with translation MSLAQRVLLTWVFTLVFLIMLVLKLDGKVQWNWFLIFLPVWVFDGILLLMLTIKMAGRCKPGFDQRNGSPDLRLRAWYLAAMLLKLAFCLTLCAKLEKLAEVKLTLVCVPLWTMLLGALVELGLNIFPERSEA, from the exons ATGTCTCTGGCTCAGAGGGTATTGTTGACCTGGGTCTTCACCCTGGTCTTCCTCATCATGCTGGTACTCAAACTGGATGGGAAG GTGCAGTGGAACTGGTTCCTCATCTTCCTGCCAGTGTGGGTCTTTGACGGCATTCTGCTCCTCATGCTCACCATCAAGATGGCCGGTCGCTGTAAGCCGGGTTTCGACCAGCGGAATGGCTCGCCGGACCTGCGTCTGCGTGCCTGGTACCTGGCAGCCATGCTTCTCAAGCTGGCTTTCTGCCTGACGCTGTGCGCCAAGCTGGAGAAGCTGGCAGAGGTGAAGCTCACGTTGGTGTGCGTCCCACTGTGGACCATGCTGCTGGGAGCGCTGGTAGAGCTGGGCCTCAACATCTTTCCTGAGAGGAGCGAGGCCTGA